Proteins from a single region of Mycoplasma leachii PG50:
- a CDS encoding DUF2130 domain-containing protein, which translates to MARQLTVNEYKDMFVIPMYFISFLDVLETIALKYKNLKLNKLQQEIMFKEKRDILDEFEEFKNNLLDNALKHIDTKLIKLINLLKTLKKKLINFRSNWTCN; encoded by the coding sequence ATGGCTAGACAACTAACAGTTAATGAATATAAAGACATGTTTGTTATACCTATGTATTTTATTAGCTTTTTAGATGTATTAGAAACTATTGCACTAAAATATAAAAATCTTAAGTTAAATAAATTACAACAAGAAATTATGTTTAAAGAAAAACGAGATATTTTAGATGAGTTTGAAGAATTTAAAAATAACTTATTAGATAATGCTTTAAAACATATTGATACTAAATTAATAAAATTAATAAATCTGCTGAAAACATTAAAAAAGAAGCTAATAAATTTTAGAAGCAACTGAACTTGTAATTAA
- a CDS encoding SMEK domain-containing protein — protein MQSKIYINNIINKLTRLQYEIKAFNNAKLFDTNKISENILKDILNIYGWSLINANTIKSNISGFDLIDTKNKILIQVSTTFTKTKLEDSLNKQIYKDCLGYNFKFLSLIISTNNNWSNIKNPYNLNFDLKNDLIDLTLPLKIKRRFNIKSPFNFHKSLLLIYLSNIYFI, from the coding sequence ATGCAATCAAAAATCTATATTAATAACATAATTAATAAATTAACTAGATTACAATATGAAATAAAAGCTTTTAATAATGCTAAACTTTTTGATACTAATAAAATTTCAGAAAATATTTTAAAAGATATACTTAACATTTATGGTTGATCTTTAATAAATGCAAATACAATCAAATCTAATATTTCTGGTTTTGATTTAATTGATACTAAAAATAAAATTTTAATCCAAGTTTCAACCACTTTTACAAAAACTAAATTAGAAGATTCTTTAAATAAACAAATTTATAAAGATTGTCTAGGTTACAATTTCAAGTTTTTATCACTTATTATAAGCACTAATAATAATTGATCTAATATTAAAAATCCTTATAATTTAAATTTTGATTTAAAAAATGATTTAATTGATTTGACACTGCCACTAAAAATTAAAAGGAGATTTAATATTAAATCTCCTTTTAATTTCCATAAGTCTTTATTATTAATTTATCTCTCTAATATCTATTTCATCTAA
- a CDS encoding ATP-dependent DNA helicase codes for MSNIKTEIKDYSKDRFKQEKLDENTELCIQINNSEYYQKDKVMYLRNENDLSNGDIGVIQKIHKDNNELKINFNDKIFSTINNASLKNLTLCYACTVHKTQGSEFEKVILVLDPKRSSSFIDKKLIYTAITRARKQLVIIANKNSFINGINKNPETRDTTLVKHIKLMYKKRKKSHYSYIF; via the coding sequence ATGTCGAATATAAAAACAGAAATAAAAGATTATTCAAAAGATAGGTTTAAACAAGAAAAGTTAGATGAAAATACTGAACTATGTATACAAATAAATAATAGTGAATATTATCAAAAAGATAAAGTTATGTATTTAAGAAATGAAAATGATTTATCTAATGGTGATATTGGAGTTATTCAAAAAATACATAAAGATAATAATGAACTAAAAATAAATTTTAATGATAAAATCTTTTCTACAATAAACAATGCAAGTCTTAAAAATTTAACTTTATGTTATGCTTGTACAGTTCATAAAACTCAAGGTAGTGAATTTGAAAAAGTAATTTTAGTTTTAGATCCTAAAAGAAGCAGTTCTTTTATTGATAAGAAATTAATCTATACTGCTATTACTAGAGCTAGAAAACAATTAGTAATTATTGCAAATAAAAACTCTTTTATTAATGGAATTAATAAAAATCCTGAAACAAGAGATACAACACTTGTTAAACATATAAAACTTATGTATAAAAAAAGAAAGAAGTCTCATTATAGTTATATCTTTTAA
- a CDS encoding 1-phosphofructokinase family hexose kinase — MHNKIYIVSLSPSIDYILKFDNFLKNKTNRPKSQYMYAAGKAIHISMLLNRLNIDSELLVFTNGSFETFFYNDLKKEQIKYKKFKSNGDIRINLKIIDNEQTESSSYAPEININELNKLKKYLNNVLQKDDVLILTGSLPINADTNIYAELVELANLKKAYSIVDSFEDVLLKAIEKQPFLIKPNKDELEATFNKKLENDFDIINQAKILLQKGCKNVLVSLGKDGAILVTSTKIYKASLPKWDYKIENLAGAGDSMIAGFITKYLQTNDYITALKFSIICGSATAFSYKIASKEFIDKLSNYLDEIDIREIN; from the coding sequence ATGCATAATAAAATTTATATTGTTTCATTAAGTCCATCAATTGACTATATTTTAAAATTTGATAATTTTTTAAAAAATAAAACTAATAGACCTAAAAGTCAATATATGTATGCTGCTGGTAAAGCAATACATATATCTATGCTATTAAATAGATTAAATATAGATAGTGAATTATTAGTATTTACAAACGGTAGTTTTGAAACATTTTTTTATAATGATTTAAAAAAAGAACAAATTAAATATAAAAAATTTAAGTCAAATGGTGATATTAGAATTAATCTTAAAATAATAGATAATGAACAAACTGAATCAAGTAGTTATGCTCCAGAAATTAATATTAATGAACTTAATAAATTAAAAAAATATTTAAATAATGTATTACAAAAAGATGATGTTTTAATATTAACAGGAAGTTTACCAATTAATGCTGATACAAATATTTATGCAGAACTAGTAGAATTAGCTAATCTAAAAAAAGCTTATAGTATTGTTGATTCGTTTGAAGATGTTTTATTAAAAGCAATTGAAAAACAACCATTTTTAATAAAACCAAACAAAGATGAATTAGAAGCTACATTTAACAAAAAACTTGAAAATGATTTTGATATTATTAATCAAGCAAAAATTTTATTACAAAAAGGTTGTAAAAATGTTTTGGTTTCTCTTGGAAAGGATGGGGCTATTTTAGTTACTAGTACAAAAATTTATAAAGCTAGTTTACCTAAATGAGATTATAAAATAGAAAATCTTGCTGGAGCCGGAGATAGTATGATTGCTGGTTTTATAACTAAATACCTACAAACAAATGACTATATAACAGCTTTAAAATTTTCTATAATTTGTGGAAGCGCAACTGCTTTTAGTTATAAAATAGCTTCAAAAGAATTTATTGATAAACTATCTAACTATTTAGATGAAATAGATATTAGAGAGATAAATTAA